From Phacochoerus africanus isolate WHEZ1 chromosome 13, ROS_Pafr_v1, whole genome shotgun sequence, a single genomic window includes:
- the C13H13orf42 gene encoding uncharacterized protein C13orf42 homolog, protein MLRKLHSVFHSGPQRKAEVAEGFYYDGASPGVRLIRSSSMYVVGDHGEKFSESLKKYKSASSMDTSLCYLQQEGDRAWMYSRTQDCLQYLQELLALRKKYLSSLNDLKPSRAPDISSSTSSKSSRGGKKYSSKDIKEVALPGGPVFAALMCEVREAHGDKLLSTPAAPKDAVRWEEEWGLGNTPRIVLGEGWRYAATSQGSTGSWQRALEHPLPWGSQRGHGLQNWVMPEPARITVSTVPFPRKTYSELMYIHQDEKKATLKKYSQFSTDVAEAIAFFDSIIAELDMEKWPRAAETDRQNEDVDFDVATSSREHSLHSNWILRAPRRHSEDVTVPVMDSQLHRTTDCRTIGTQRRLERHPIYLPKAVEGAFSTLKFKPKACKKDLRRSRQILFNFSGEGTDWDAELFALEPLVSLAEESPEAENPRGQWLLRERLWERTVP, encoded by the exons ATGCTCAGAAAGCTCCACTCGGTCTTTCACTCGGGGCCGcagaggaaggcagaggtggCCGAGGGTTTTTACTACGACGGAGCCAGCCCCGGGGTTCGGCTGATCCGCAGCAGCTCCATGTACGTGGTCGGGGACCACGGAGAAAAGTTCAGTGAGTccttaaagaaatacaaaagcgCCAGCAGCATGGACACCAGCCTGTGCTACTTGCAGCAGGAGGGCGACCGGGCGTGGATGTACTCGCGCACCCAGGACTGCCTGCAGTACCTGCAGGAGCTGCTGGCCTTGCGCAAAAAATATCTCAGCAGCCTCAACGACTTGAAGCCCAGCCGCGCCCCAGAcatctcctcctccacctcctcgaAATCCTCCAGGGGAGGAAAAAAGTACTCCTCCAAAGACATAAAG GAGGTGGCACTACCGGGCGGCCCAGTGTTTGCTGCTCTGATGTGCGAGGTGCGGGAGGCGCATGGGGATAAGCTGCTCTCCACCCCTGCTGCTCCCAAGGACGCCGTCCGCTGG GAGGAAGAATGGGGACTCGGCAACACGCCCCGCATCGTGCTGGGTGAAGGTTGGCGTTATGCTGCCACAAGTCAGGGCAGCACCGGAAGCTGGCAGAGGGCCCTGGAGCACCCACTTCCCTGGGGCTCTCAAAGAGGGcatggcctccagaactgggtGATGCCAGAGCCGGCCCGCATTACTGTGTCCACGGTGCCTTTCCCGAGGAAGACGTATTCTGAGCTCATGTATATACATCAGGATGAG AAGAAAGCAACCCTGAAGAAGTACTCGCAATTCAGCACGGATGTGGCAGAGGCTATAGCCTTCTTTGACTCCATCATCGCAGAGCTGGATATGGAGAAGTGGCCGCGAGCTGCTGAGACAGACCGGCAGAATGAAGACGTGGACTTCGATG TGGCCACCAGCTCCCGGGAGCACAGTCTACACTCCAACTGGATCCTGCGGGCGCCACGCCGACACTCAGAGGACGTCACCGTGCCCGTGATGGACAGCCAGCTCCACAGGACCACAGACTGCAGGACCATTGGCACCCAGAGGAGGCTCGAGCGGCACCCCATTTACCTGCCCAAGGCCGTGGAGGGAGCCTTCAGCACTTTGAAATTTAAGCCCAAAGCCTGCAAAAAAGA cCTGCGGCGCTCCAGGCAGATCCTCTTCAACTTCTCGGGAGAAGGCACAGACTGGGATGCGGAGCTTTTTGCGCTCGAGCCCCTGGTGTCCCTGGCAGAGGAATCTCCCGAGGCCGAGAACCCCAGAGGCCAGTGGCTGCTGCGGGAGCGACTCTGGGAGCGGACGGTGCCCTGA